The following are from one region of the Ptychodera flava strain L36383 chromosome 15, AS_Pfla_20210202, whole genome shotgun sequence genome:
- the LOC139152153 gene encoding uncharacterized protein has translation MKCAQLTAVCLVVAMVINSSQTMDLKLQDAEANSFLRSRFKRWILPGDCEDIDEFVPPPSTPAPTVEVPGPCTNVTDVIPNTPIIDCVLLNIDLCTNTRDILIRVTDKLVDVIIRLAAALQYLSRFLAYSLSFVEYCSCAILNCAIVNILKYLLWDLCLGPTLDLFLVFYK, from the exons ATGAAGTGTGCACAGCTGACTGCAGTTTGCCTCGTCGTAGCTATGGTGATAAACAGTTCACAGACCATGGATTTGAAACTGCAAGATGCAGAG GCCAATTCCTTTTTAAGGAGTCGCTTCAAACGCTGGATTTTGCCAGGTGATTGTGAAG ACATTGATGAGTTCGTTCCACCACCAAGTACTCCTGCACCTACTGTAGAAGTGCCTGGCCCGTGTACTAATGTCACTGACGTCATCCCCAATACACCAATTATCGACTGTGTATTGCTGAATATCGACCTGTGTACCAATACCAGAGATATTCTGATCAGAGTTACAGACAAACTGGTTGACGTCATCATACGACTTGCTGCAGCCTTGCAATACCTTAGTCGTTTCCTTGCGTACAGTTTGAGTTTTGTTGAGTATTGCTCATGCGCAATACTGAATTGTGCAATTGTTAATATCTTGAAGTATCTGTTGTGGGACCTATGTCTGGGTCCCACCCTTGATCTGTTCCTTGTGTTTTACAAATAG
- the LOC139152150 gene encoding lysosomal proton-coupled steroid conjugate and bile acid symporter SLC46A3-like isoform X1 — protein MDEYNDKDETAPLISKPATGTSDQRKSRYVTVEPMIFLFIFGRATYMLAFPQFIKERLASDQNVSAFDRSNGSCYLNKSSKMYVTQEEIQKQATLWTMYLNATAQCLAMITATILCSYSDHGGRKLPAILPPVGALLNALVYLVVINFHLPLHFLFIGAILQGVAGEHTTELAACFSYLADITDGEKRRFRFAVVDVTFYLGTAGAQVLTGYLIQILGYEAPFWIMFGCMFVVFFYAVLFLQESLQRSDTTSVSWTTILVSLFKNIWRLFKSDIGGRRSELIRGNIVLLLQFSAQSTATSLYVLYLLDVPFCWTPVFIGYFNAIRVCLRAPGILIGGKLLPFCLSELAIVQLSLLSFISSFVLSAFAYNDVMMFVVPIIASLASLTLPLIRARISRLVDPNEQGVLFACVGCMEGVANFIAPTAFNAIYAATLVYFSGFAFICLAATLILGIFLIGTLQWREHKLTPLLADGGKIN, from the exons ATGGATGAATACAACGACAAAGACGAGACTGCGCCTCTCATCTCAAAACCTGCAACCGGCACCTCCGATCAAAGAAAATCACGATATGTCACCGTAGAACCAATGATATTCCTGTTCATATTTGGACGAGCAACCTACATGTTGGCATTTCCGCAGTTCATAAAAGAAAGACTTGCTAGTGACCAAAATGTGTCAGCATTTGACAGATCAAATGGATCGTGCTACCTAAATAAAAGTTCTAAGATGTATGTAACCCAGGAAGAGATTCAGAAGCAGGCAACTCTGTGGACCATGTATCTAAACGCAACGGCACAGTGCCTTGCAATGATCACGGCAACTATCTTGTGTAGTTATAGTGACCACGGAGGGCGCAAATTACCGGCCATTCTACCACCTGTTGGAGCTTTGTTGAATGCGTTGGTGTACTTGGTAGTGATAAACTTCCATCTCCCATTGCACTTCCTTTTTATTGGAGCTATACTGCAGGGAGTAGCGGGAGAGCATACTACGGAACTTGCTGCATGTTTTTCTTACTTGGCAGACATAACTGACGGGGAAAAACGCAGATTTCGTTTTGCTGTCGTCGACGTAACTTTCTACTTGGGAACAGCTGGGGCCCAAGTTCTCACCGGTTACTTGATTCAGATTCTTGGATATGAAGCTCCATTTTGGATCATGTttggctgtatgtttgtcgtcTTTTTCTATGCAGTCCTGTTTCTACAAGAAAGTCTCCAGCGGTCAGACACAACTTCCGTTAGCTGGACCACAATTTTAGTCAGCCTATTTAAAAACATATGGCGCCTGTTCAAATCGGACATTGGAGGACGTCGGTCAGAGCTTATCCGGGGCAACATTGTACTCCTTTTGCAGTTTTCAGCTCAAAGCACTGCAACTAGTCTTTATGTTCTTTATCTCCTTGACGTACCTTTCTGTTGGACACCAGTCTTCATTGGTTACTTCAATGCAATACGAGTCTGTTTACGGGCTCCAG GAATACTAATTGGAGGTAAACTTCTGCCATTCTGTTTGTCAGAGCTGGCCATCGTACAACTCAGTTTACTGTCCTTTATTTCCAGCTTTGTTCTCTCTGCATTTGCATACAATGACGTCATGATGTTTGTAG TGCCGATCATCGCATCACTAGCTTCACTGACACTCCCTCTGATAAGAGCAAGGATTTCTCGACTCGTTGACCCAAATGAACAAG gtGTACTATTTGCATGCGTTGGTTGCATGGAAGGTGTGGCTAACTTCATCGCTCCAACTGCATTTAATGCTATCTATGCCGCAACTTTGGTATATTTCTCAggatttgcattcatttgcttGGCAGCAACACTAATTTTGGGGATATTTTTGATAGG GACCTTGCAATGGAGAGAACACAAGCTGACTCCATTACTTGCAGATGGCGGGAAAATTAACTAA
- the LOC139152150 gene encoding lysosomal proton-coupled steroid conjugate and bile acid symporter SLC46A3-like isoform X2 — MDEYNDKDETAPLISKPATGTSDQRKSRYVTVEPMIFLFIFGRATYMLAFPQFIKERLASDQNVSAFDRSNGSCYLNKSSKMYVTQEEIQKQATLWTMYLNATAQCLAMITATILCSYSDHGGRKLPAILPPVGALLNALVYLVVINFHLPLHFLFIGAILQGVAGEHTTELAACFSYLADITDGEKRRFRFAVVDVTFYLGTAGAQVLTGYLIQILGYEAPFWIMFGCMFVVFFYAVLFLQESLQRSDTTSVSWTTILVSLFKNIWRLFKSDIGGRRSELIRGNIVLLLQFSAQSTATSLYVLYLLDVPFCWTPVFIGYFNAIRVCLRAPGILIGGKLLPFCLSELAIVQLSLLSFISSFVLSAFAYNDVMMFVVPIIASLASLTLPLIRARISRLVDPNEQGDHNLTKVYYLHALVAWKVWLTSSLQLHLMLSMPQLWYISQDLHSFAWQQH, encoded by the exons ATGGATGAATACAACGACAAAGACGAGACTGCGCCTCTCATCTCAAAACCTGCAACCGGCACCTCCGATCAAAGAAAATCACGATATGTCACCGTAGAACCAATGATATTCCTGTTCATATTTGGACGAGCAACCTACATGTTGGCATTTCCGCAGTTCATAAAAGAAAGACTTGCTAGTGACCAAAATGTGTCAGCATTTGACAGATCAAATGGATCGTGCTACCTAAATAAAAGTTCTAAGATGTATGTAACCCAGGAAGAGATTCAGAAGCAGGCAACTCTGTGGACCATGTATCTAAACGCAACGGCACAGTGCCTTGCAATGATCACGGCAACTATCTTGTGTAGTTATAGTGACCACGGAGGGCGCAAATTACCGGCCATTCTACCACCTGTTGGAGCTTTGTTGAATGCGTTGGTGTACTTGGTAGTGATAAACTTCCATCTCCCATTGCACTTCCTTTTTATTGGAGCTATACTGCAGGGAGTAGCGGGAGAGCATACTACGGAACTTGCTGCATGTTTTTCTTACTTGGCAGACATAACTGACGGGGAAAAACGCAGATTTCGTTTTGCTGTCGTCGACGTAACTTTCTACTTGGGAACAGCTGGGGCCCAAGTTCTCACCGGTTACTTGATTCAGATTCTTGGATATGAAGCTCCATTTTGGATCATGTttggctgtatgtttgtcgtcTTTTTCTATGCAGTCCTGTTTCTACAAGAAAGTCTCCAGCGGTCAGACACAACTTCCGTTAGCTGGACCACAATTTTAGTCAGCCTATTTAAAAACATATGGCGCCTGTTCAAATCGGACATTGGAGGACGTCGGTCAGAGCTTATCCGGGGCAACATTGTACTCCTTTTGCAGTTTTCAGCTCAAAGCACTGCAACTAGTCTTTATGTTCTTTATCTCCTTGACGTACCTTTCTGTTGGACACCAGTCTTCATTGGTTACTTCAATGCAATACGAGTCTGTTTACGGGCTCCAG GAATACTAATTGGAGGTAAACTTCTGCCATTCTGTTTGTCAGAGCTGGCCATCGTACAACTCAGTTTACTGTCCTTTATTTCCAGCTTTGTTCTCTCTGCATTTGCATACAATGACGTCATGATGTTTGTAG TGCCGATCATCGCATCACTAGCTTCACTGACACTCCCTCTGATAAGAGCAAGGATTTCTCGACTCGTTGACCCAAATGAACAAGGTGATCACAACTTAACTAAG gtGTACTATTTGCATGCGTTGGTTGCATGGAAGGTGTGGCTAACTTCATCGCTCCAACTGCATTTAATGCTATCTATGCCGCAACTTTGGTATATTTCTCAggatttgcattcatttgcttGGCAGCAACACTAA